The window TCGGCGCGTCGCACACGGCCTCGCACTACTTCTCGGACGCGGTGCGCGAGGTGCTGACGAAGCGCTTCGGCGACGCGGGCCGGGGCTTCATCGCCGCCGGCAAGCCGTCCCCGCACCTGGAGACGGCGCGCGTGGCCCGCGAGCTGGACGGCGAGTGGACGGTGGAGGACGCGCTGGAGGCGCCCGCCGGCGGACTCTGGGGCCTCACCGGCATCCGCGCCGTCGGCGGCCCGGGAGCGAAGCTCCGCATCCAGTTCTGCAAGGGCTGCCCGGACGCGAAGACGCCCGCGGGCCGCCTGGACCTGTACACGCTGGACATGCCGGGCGCGGGAGCTCCGGACCTCCAGGTGGACGGCGAGGCCGTGCCGCCGGAGGCCCCGCTGCCCGAGCCCCTCACTGCCCCGACGGTGCGCATCCGCTCCTTCCCCGTCACCGGCCTCGCGCACACCGTGCAGGTGTCCGCGCCCGAGGGCAGCGGCGTCACCGTGCTCGGCGCCTCGCTGGAGCACGACACGCCGGGCATCGTCTTCGACGCGCTGGGCCTGCCGGGCGCTACCGCCTTCACGCTGCGGGACATGGACGCGGCGGCGGTGGACACGCAGCTCACCTCGCGGCGGCCGGACCTGCTCGTCTTCTGGTACGGCACCAACGAGGCCGGCAAGGCGGACCTGGACGCGGCGGAGCTGCGCCGTGACTACGCCGCGCTCATCTCCCGGCTGCGCAAGGCCACCAACGCCGAGTGCCTGCTGATGGGCCCCACGGACCGGCTGCAGCAGGACGCGAACGGGCAGTGGCGCGAGGCGCCCGCGCTGGCCTCGGTGCTGGGCACGCTGCCGCAGGTGGCGAAGGACGCGGGCTGCGCATACTGGTCTCCTCGCGCGGCCATGGGCGGCGAGCGCGCCATGCTGCGCTGGCAGCGCACGCAGCCGGCGCTGGGCCACCCGGACGGCATCCACCTGACGCCCGAGGGCTACGCGCGGCTGGCGGGGGCCTTCGTGCGCGACTTCCTCGCCGCCTACGAGGTCCACAAGAAGGGCCAGCCCACCGCGCGCGTGGAGGACAACTGACGTGCTGTCCCACAGCCTCCAATACCTGGCCTTCGTCATCGCGGTGTTCGCCCTCTACTGGGCGGTGCACAAGCAGTACTGGCCGCGCCTGCTGACGCTGCTGGTGGCGAGCCTCTACTTCTACGCCGCCTTCACGCCCTTCCCCATCCTCATCTTCCTGGCGGGCGTCACGGTGGACCACCTGTGCGTGAGGGGCATGGCCCGCGCGCAGTCACAGGGCGCGCGCAAGGCGCTCGTCACGCTGTCCATCGTCTCCAACCTGGGCCTGCTGGCGGGCTTCAAGTACCTGGAGCTGCTGCGGCAGACGGTGCTGGCGCTGCTGGCGCCGCTGGGCATCGAGGTGCGGCCGGAGCCCTTCAACCTGCTCTTGCCGGTGGGCCTGTCCTTCTTCGTCTTCCAGGCCATCAGCTACACGGTGGACGTGTACCGGGGGAAGGCGAGCGCGGAGCACACGTTCCTGGAGCACCTGCTGTACCTGATGTTCTTCCCGCGCGTGGTCAGCGGCCCCATCGTCCGTGCGTCGGAGCTGATGGCGCACTTCCGCGACACGCCGAGCCTCACCCCCGAGCAGGGCGGCCATGCCCTCTTCCGCATCGCGGTGGGCCTGGTGAAGAAGCTGGTCATCGCGGACGTGCTGGGCGCGGGCATCGTGGACCCCGTCTTCGCCGCGCCGGAGAAGTACGCCTCGGCCGAGTGCATCGTCGCGGCCATCGCCTACACCTTCGAGCTCT of the Pyxidicoccus xibeiensis genome contains:
- a CDS encoding MBOAT family O-acyltransferase; the protein is MLSHSLQYLAFVIAVFALYWAVHKQYWPRLLTLLVASLYFYAAFTPFPILIFLAGVTVDHLCVRGMARAQSQGARKALVTLSIVSNLGLLAGFKYLELLRQTVLALLAPLGIEVRPEPFNLLLPVGLSFFVFQAISYTVDVYRGKASAEHTFLEHLLYLMFFPRVVSGPIVRASELMAHFRDTPSLTPEQGGHALFRIAVGLVKKLVIADVLGAGIVDPVFAAPEKYASAECIVAAIAYTFELYYDFSGYSDIALGVAALFGFKFPENFNRPYLAKNIAEFWNRWHLSLSTWLRDYLYRPLGGNRVSKPRVLFNLMTVMVLGGLWHGADWRFAVWGAVHGVALCGLRCWEWAVGKPESPGIPRVALGMLATFIIVVLTRVVFRAPDMTHAGEFYARMMAGVPGIANVSPLVWAMLAAAVLFHAVPLKLYTVSSELFVRMPVPVRAVALVLLGLGIRHLSAVETRPYVYLQF